The genomic DNA TCACACAAAATTCAGCTTTAAATGACCCGTCATTTACGACTACTTACTGCCCTACTTCAAAGTTCTAAAAAGACGAAtgtcaatttatttattcaacgtATCAATCTCAATCGAACCATCAATCTATTTCTAAGTGCAAAAACTGCCTCTTACCCTCTCTAGCAGTTTAAGGGAGCCTGGCAAAAGTTGTTTTGTGCATTTCGTAACTCCTTCTTACACACCAACCTGACAGTCATGGACCTCCGCGAGACCTTCACGGAATTTGGCCGTCTAGCCGGGTTGGCAAATTCATAACAAGAATGCTAAATACAAACCAACTTCGACCTGAAACATTACCACCGCAAAGGTCACGCCGGGTCGTCACCACACCGAAACGGAGCTGATCGGTTGATTAAAGACCTGCTGCCGGTGCTCCGGGAGGCGTGAAACGAATTTGCAGCTGTAACCACACGGTGTGTATGTGACAGCCCGGACAGCTACCGTGACTTGACGAATTGAGCTTCACAGCTGTAAACAATGCGTTTAGGGGGAAGGGTGAAATTTTAAAGGGTTTTTAATGTAGGCCAAACGTTGACTCGCCGTCAAATTATGCTTGGTTTGGTGTGACGCATCGAGTGCTTAGTATTGCTGTTGAAGAGTTGTCAAAGCgggtattttatttatttctgcaCTCTTTTTTAGCTTCTCTTAGAACTAATGGAAATCATCACACCCTCTGGTAGTTGTGCGGAATATACGCTAGCTTTGGAGCATAAGTTAGCGTTTTGCGTACCGAGCTAGGATGAAGGGCGCCGTACTGTATGTACCGCGTCACATAGGCCGGCTGTTGGACTCCGATCACCATAGGATTGTTTCCTTGGCGAGTCCCACTAACAGGTCGTGGTGAGAGGGGGATTCTACTCTGCACATAAATCGGTTCAGCAGTCCCAGTAGTAGGATAGGTAGGATGGTAATCGTTTGCCGTTGGTCGCCTTCCAGGTTTGTAGTACGGCGCAGTACGCTCTCGATGAACTTCCGTTTGTCCGTTGGAGTAGCTAAGATTTTGAGTTGTTTTGCTTGGTGACATGATATCCATGCTGGGCTGATCGATTTGAACGGAGTTTCTTGTTGGAGCATATTTATTGAAAGACTTAGGACGACCCATCGATTGTTCTACTCGCTTTGGGACGATGTGTCTCACGAAGCTCACATAGCTAACAGCGGTTGGAATGTAGTGCGTTTTAGCCGTAACAGGAGCATTCGATTCCTCTGCCGCACTTAATCCTTCATTCGCGCAGGCAATCAGCAGTACAATCTGTGAGCAGAGTAACAAGAAAGAGATTAATTTCAGTTCACTAAACACTATCCAACTCTTATTCTCACCAGGAAGTTAAGATATTTCATTCTGCACGACAAACTGATGAGCGTATGGTAGAAAGTTCCACTGCACCGGAAGACGCCACGGATGACACTGTTGACAGTATCGATACCTTTCTACCTTTTTATACGTCTCAGATTCGGATGATACCCACATTGACCACGCTTGGTTTGGTACTTGGTAGTTTGCAGATGAAAATTCATTATCTAATTCGTTCCACCTCCCATGATTCGCCTTGGTTCGCCGCTTATCATTTTCAAGAGCAATTAAAAGACCCGGGCCAAACCTGTTATCAAATCTCGCCACATCGCCATTTACTAACCTTCAACGTTTTACAAAGTGTTTGTTATGGAGCTTAATCATTGGGGTGGCTtttcaaatattcaaatcGTTTAGTTAATGATTTGGCCACAAACGGTTGACGCAATTTAGttgaaaacatttaaaattcgTTTTGAAATTCAACTCTTATGTGATCCAAGTGAGTGTTGGTATCTTAGACATTTTTCAAGAATTTAAACCGCTTGTATCTCTTTATGTTTTCATTCAAAAGTGAAGTATGAAAAACATATATTGCTACAATTTCTTTCACAAAATATATGAAGGAAAAAATTAAGGTTTGTGGTACTAAATACTCGCAAGACTATATTTTCAATTAGTCACAACAATTCACATGTTAAAACAAGTATTATCACAGACACAGTTCTTTACCAACCACGGGCAGAGATACCACCGTAAGCGAGGTTTGGTGCATAGGACAGCACCTTGCCGCCGTAGATCGGAGCTGGCTGAGCGATAATGCTCTTACCGTACACTGGCTCAGCGATCAGTGGCTTGGCCGGATAGATGGCCTCAGCGTACACATTCTTGGTGTAGATCGGCTCCGAAACGATGGTCTTGGCGTAGGTCGGCTCAGCAATGATCGTCTTGCCGTAGGTCGGCTCAGCATAGATCGTCTTGCCGTAAGTTGGCTCAGCAATGATCGTCTTGCCGTACGTTGGCTCAGCAATGATGGTCTTGGCAATCGGACCATACGAGAGTGGCTTCGAGTATTCGAAGTTCTTCACCAGAGCCGGAGCCTGGTACAGAGAgtgaggtgcagcataggagAGGGCTGGTAGAGGGTTGGTGAGAGCCAGAGGCTTGCTGACGACGATGGATGGAGCGGCCTGAGCGTATCCGTGGTACAGCTGGGGTTCCTGAAGGATGGTCTTGCTCAGCACCAGAGCTTGGTGCTTGATGACGTTGGAGTAGCTCACAGCCGGAGCAGAGGACAGATGATCGTTCGGGATGTAGCCAGCGCTGACACAGGCCAGAGAAGCGACGATCAGGACGAACTGGAAAAGGATTGAACCGTTTGAGTATTAAGGACACCAGGATCAGGAGGAGAGATCGCGTTGACTTACTTTGGAAGCCATTGTTGAGGGAGGATGTACTTTGCTGAGGAATGCACGTTGAGTGATGTCCAAGAGAGCAGCTGATCGAGCTTTTATACCGAGTGTCTTTGTGCGAAAATTCGCCACAACAGGATGTGAGAGGGGCGTCAAATGGTGGCCATCAAATCAATCGCCAATTTGATGCCATGAGTTTTCCGACGATGTGAGGTTAAATCACATATTCCTTCATTGCCTCATGGAGGTgtgatgaaataaaatatattaaatgtgcattcATGCACTGATTGTATTTGAGTAAAATTGTCTTAACTGACTTAAGAAGATGTTTAGAACTTTTCATAATTATGTATAAAAAACTACAGTAATGAACTTAGTAACGACCTTAAGTAGCCAAAACATTAATGATTATCCGgctaagtattttttttttctcataccACAAGTATAACTGAGCCATATAGGAAAAAAACCTATATAGAGGGATTccgaattttattttcaagaaTAATGACTGTATTCAAGTAGATTTTTCCTGCCAAAGCTCTACTGCCCTGCACTAAGCATCctaaaataaatagataacAGTAAGCATCAATGAAGCACCAGTCTGGTCAGTCACACACCAGTGGCAGAGATAAAATCCCGTCAGGACGTAGCAGTGACTCTCCAACTACGGGTGCACTGAGGCAATGAATCCTGGAAGTACAGGACATAACATCTTGATGCTGTAGAGACCATCTTCAATTTAGACAAGAATGACTATCCAGCGATaaagcaccaccaacaacgaAGATGCCACGAAAGGATGAAGATTAACATCGCGACAGATCATCAAAATAGCTTTCTCATATTGGACGCTTAAATTTGTTATGAAGAAACCGGTGTGTTTAGCGATACGGCCTGACCGTcccttacgaataaaaaaagcttTGCGAAgagtagaaaaataaaaacagaggCGATagtggcgccagtcttcatacgacaggaccgggattcaaatcccttccaagacagcctccccgtacgcaggattgACTACCCTGTTACAGGTCACAAACCAAGGCCCAAAGAGCCAGATATGTTAGGTCAAGGCCTCTCGtggctgtagtgccaaagaagaagaagaagaatagtttTATAAATAAGTTTAATAAATGTACACAGTTTTCAAAAGTTCAGGCAGATCGATTGTTTCAACGTAAAGCACATGGTAGAGACATAAAAAATTAACCAATATAATGCTAATAACATgctctagttttttttaaataaaattatcacATGAAAACCTAATAGAAATATTTTTAGGTAAGCTGATTGTGTTATCTAATAATTACAAAT from Anopheles stephensi strain Indian chromosome 2, UCI_ANSTEP_V1.0, whole genome shotgun sequence includes the following:
- the LOC118507328 gene encoding DNA-directed RNA polymerase II subunit RPB1-like produces the protein MKYLNFLIVLLIACANEGLSAAEESNAPVTAKTHYIPTAVSYVSFVRHIVPKRVEQSMGRPKSFNKYAPTRNSVQIDQPSMDIMSPSKTTQNLSYSNGQTEVHRERTAPYYKPGRRPTANDYHPTYPTTGTAEPIYVQSRIPLSPRPVSGTRQGNNPMVIGVQQPAYVTRYIQYGALHPSSVRKTLTYAPKLAYIPHNYQRV
- the LOC118507323 gene encoding adhesive plaque matrix protein-like isoform X1 gives rise to the protein MASKFVLIVASLACVSAGYIPNDHLSSAPAVSYSNVIKHQALVLSKTILQEPQLYHGYAQAAPSIVVSKPLALTNPLPALSYAAPHSLYQAPALVKNFEYSKPLSYGPIAKTIIAEPTYGKTIIAEPTYGKTIYAEPTYGKTIIAEPTYAKTIVSEPIYTKNVYAEAIYPAKPLIAEPVYGKSIIAQPAPIYGGKVLSYAPNLAYGGISARGW
- the LOC118507323 gene encoding adhesive plaque matrix protein-like isoform X2 produces the protein MASKFVLIVASLACVSAGYIPNDHLSSAPAVSYSNVIKHQALVLSKTILQEPQLYHGYAQAAPSIVVSKPLALTNPLPALSYAAPHSLYQAPALVKNFEYSKPLSYGPIAKTIIAEPTYGKTIIAEPTYGKTIYAEPTYGKTIIAEPTYAKTIVSEPIYTKNVYAEPVYGKSIIAQPAPIYGGKVLSYAPNLAYGGISARGW